One Desulfovibrio inopinatus DSM 10711 genomic window, TTGCTCATTACCGATGGTAAGAACGGAGTAGTGCCGTGTCCAAGAAGGTTCCTATCGAGAAGTGCCGCAATATTGGGATTATGGCCCATATTGATGCTGGCAAGACCACGACCACTGAGCGTGTCCTTTATTATACGGGTGTTTCACATAAGATCGGTGAAGTGCATGATGGCCAGGCCACCATGGACTGGATGGAGCAAGAGCAGGAGCGTGGTATCACCATCACGTCTGCTGCGACGACGTGCTCCTGGCGCGATCACCGCGTGAACATCATTGATACGCCCGGCCACGTTGACTTCACCATTGAGGTGGAGCGCTCCCTGCGAGTTCTGGACGGAGCAGTCGCCGTTTTCGACGCTGTTGCCGGTGTTGAACCGCAGACAGAAACCGTGTGGCGTCAAGCCGAGCGGTATCATGTTCCGCGCATGAGCTTTGTAAACAAAATGGACCGTATCGGCGCCAACTTTTTCCGTTGCGTCGATATGATTAAGACAAGGCTCAATGCAAAGCCTGTGGTCTTGCAAATTCCCATAGGATCCGAAGACGAATTTCGCGGTGTCGTGGATTTGATCCGCGGTAAGGCACTCATTTTCGATGATTCCACTTTGGGGAAAGAGTATTCCATCGAGGACATTCCGGAAGATCTCGTCGATCAGTACGAAGAGCTTCGTTTGGAAATGCTCGAAGCGATTGCTGAAGAAGACGAAACGCTGATGGAAAAGTACCTCGGCGGCGAAGAGCTGACCGAAGCGGAACTTATTTCCGGCATCCGGAAAGCGACCATTGGCTTGAGCATTTGTCCCGTTTTGTGCGGATCGGCTTTCAAGAACAAGGGTGTCCAACCGCTTCTTGATGCTGTTATCGATTATCTTCCGTCTCCTGTCGATGTCGCTGCCATTAAGGGCATCGATCCGGATGATGAAGAAAAAGTCATTGAGTGCCCTTGTGATGACAAGCTGCCGTTGGCTGCCTTGGCATTTAAGCTCATGAGCGACCCGTACATCGGCCACTTGACCTTCTTGCGGCTTTATTCCGGTAAAATTGAAACTGGCATGACAGTTATTAATGCGAATACCGGGAAAAAAGAACGCGTTGGTCGCTTGTTGAAAATGCATGCCAACAAGCGTGAAGAAATCAAAGAAGCCTTTGCTGGCGATATCGTTGCCGCTGTCGGTATGAAGATTACTTCGACCGGTGACACGCTGTGCGATGGCTCAAAGCCGGTGAAGCTTGAATCGCTCAATATTCCGGAACCGGTTATTGAAGTTGCCATTGAACCCAAAACCAAAGCAGACCGTGATACATTGTCTCAGGCTCTGGGGAAACTGGCAAAAGAAGACCCGTCTTTCCGAGTAACAACGGACGAAGAGACCAACCAGACTTTGATTGCCGGTATGGGCGAACTGCATCTGGAAATCATTGTAGACCGCCTGATGCGCGAATTTGGTGTGAATGCCAACGTTGGTGCTCCTCAGGTTGCCTACCGTGAAACGATCACCAAAGCTATTAAGCATGAAAACAAATATGCGAAGCAGTCCGGTGGTCGTGGTCAGTACGGGCATGTTGTTTTTGAATTGCGTCCGCGTGAAGAAGGCGGATACAATTTCGTTAACTCCATTGTTGGCGGTGTTATTCCCAAGGAATATATTCCCGCTATCGATAAAGGTTTTCAGAATGCTCTGAAAGCCGGCGCCGTTGCAGGCTATCCGGTTGTCGACGTCGAAGCTGAGTTGGTTTACGGCTCGTACCACGAAGTTGACTCCTCAGAACAAGCCTTTTTCATTTGCGCCTCCATGGCTTTCAAGGAAGCTATGACAAAAGCAGCTCCTGTGTTGCTTGAACCGTTTATGGCTGTGGAAGTTGTGACGCCTGAAGAATATCTCGGCGACGTCATGGGTGACCTCAATGGTCGCCGCGGACGTGTTGCTGGCATGGAAGCTCGTGCCGGTGCCCAGGTTATCAGCGCCCAGGTTCCGCTTTCCGCAATGTTCGGCTACGCGACCGACCTCCGGTCTCGTACGCAGGGCCGTGCGACATTTACCATGCAATTCGATCACTACGAAAAAGTACCTGCCAGCCTGGCAGAAGAAATCACGAAGAAAAAGTAGGGGGAAATCATGGGCAAAGCTAAATTCGAGCGCAAAAAGCCTCACGTCAATATTGGCACCATCGGTCACATTGACCACGGCAAAACGACCCTGACTGCGGCCATCACTAAATTGGCCAGCTTGAAGGGCGGCGGTGAATTTATTCCTTTCGACCAAATCGATAAGGCGCCTGAAGAAAAAGAACGCGGTATCACAATTGCTACCGCTCACGTTGAATACGAAACCGACTCGCGGCACTATGCCCACGTCGACTGCCCCGGCCACGCCGACTACATTAAAAACATGATCACTGGTGCTGCCCAGATGGACGGCGGTATCCTGGTTGTGGCTGCTACTGACGGTCCTATGCCGCAGACTCGTGAGCACATCCTGCTCGCTCGTCAGGTCGGTGTGCCTCAGCTCGTCGTCTTCCTCAATAAGGTTGACCTTGTTGATGACGAAGAACTGCTCGAACTCGTTGAACTCGAAGTTCGTGAATTGTTGTCCAAATACGGTTTCCCCGGCGATGACATTCCGGTTGTCAAAGGTAGCGCCCTGAAAGCGTTGGAATCCGATGATGTCAACTCCGACGAAGCGAAGCCCATTTTTGAATTGCTGCAGGCTTGTGACGACTTCATTCCTGAGCCGGAACGCGATATCGATATGCCGTTCCTCATGCCCATCGAAGACGTCTTCAGCATCTCGGGCCGTGGTACTGTTGTTACTGGTCGTATTGAACGTGGTGTTCTGAAAGTCGGTGAAGAAATTGCAATCATCGGTATCCGCGACACCGTTAAAACGACCTGCACGGGCGTTGAAATGTTCCGCAAGATCCTTGATCAGGGCCAAGCCGGTGACAATGTCGGTGCTCTGCTTCGCGGTATCAAGCGTGATGATGTCGAACGCGGCCAGGTTCTTGCCAAGCCCGGTTCGATCACGCCACACAAAAAATTTAAAGCTGAAGTCTACGTTCTGACCAAGGAAGAAGGCGGCCGTCACACTCCGTTCTTCTCGGGTTACCGTCCTCAGTTCTACTTCCGTACGACCGACATCACCGGTGTCGTTACTTTGGAAGAAGGCGTGGAAATGGTCATGCCCGGCGACAACGCCACTTTTAATGTCGAACTGATCGCCCCCATCGCCATGGAAAAAGGTCTGCGCTTCGCTATTCGCGAAGGTGGCCGTACTGTTGGCGCCGGCGTTGTTTCGGAAATTACGGAGTAAACCATGGTTGCGATGCAAAGCGATAGAATCCGTATCAAGCTGAAGGCATACGACTATCGTATCCTTGATAAAGCAGTGACGGAAATTGTCGATACGGCCCGCAACACGGGCGCGGCTATTGCCGGACCGATTCCGTTGCCGACCAACATCCACAAAGTAACGGTTAACCGTTCGGTTCACGTGGACAAGAAGTCGCGCGAGCAGTTCGAGATGCGTATTCATAAGCGCCTCCTCGATATTCTTGAGCCGACTCAGCAAACTGTTGATGCTTTGGGCAAATTGAGTTTGCCTGCTGGCGTTGACGTTGAAATCAAGCTGTAGCGAGGGATAACATGGCGAAAACACTTGGAATTCTCGGCCGTAAGGTCGGTATGACGCGCATTTTCGGCGACGACGGCACCATCATTCCGGTGACCGTAATTAATGCCGGACCGTGCCCTGTCATCCAGATCAAAACGTCGGAAACAGATGGTTACAACGCCCTGCAGCTCGGTTTCGATGAAATTCCGGAACGCAAAGTGAACAAGCCAGGGAAAGGCCATCAGGAAAAAGCTGGACGTGGACTGTATCGCGAACTCAAGGAACTTCGCCTTGATTCCGTTGATGGCTATGAAATCGGTCAGGACATCACTGTGGAAACGTTTGTTCCCGGAGACAAGGTCAAAGTGACCGGTACCTCCAAGGGCAAAGGTTTTCAGGGTGTCATGAAGCGCTGGAATTTTGCAGGACTTCGAGCCACCCACGGCACGGAAAAAGCCCACCGTTCCGGCGGTTCCATCGGTCACAATACCGAGCCCGGAAAAGTTAT contains:
- the rplC gene encoding 50S ribosomal protein L3; its protein translation is MAKTLGILGRKVGMTRIFGDDGTIIPVTVINAGPCPVIQIKTSETDGYNALQLGFDEIPERKVNKPGKGHQEKAGRGLYRELKELRLDSVDGYEIGQDITVETFVPGDKVKVTGTSKGKGFQGVMKRWNFAGLRATHGTEKAHRSGGSIGHNTEPGKVMKGKKMAGRMGGKRVTCINIEVVDVRPEDNLLLVKGQVPGSKNGLVFVRKQA
- the tuf gene encoding elongation factor Tu translates to MGKAKFERKKPHVNIGTIGHIDHGKTTLTAAITKLASLKGGGEFIPFDQIDKAPEEKERGITIATAHVEYETDSRHYAHVDCPGHADYIKNMITGAAQMDGGILVVAATDGPMPQTREHILLARQVGVPQLVVFLNKVDLVDDEELLELVELEVRELLSKYGFPGDDIPVVKGSALKALESDDVNSDEAKPIFELLQACDDFIPEPERDIDMPFLMPIEDVFSISGRGTVVTGRIERGVLKVGEEIAIIGIRDTVKTTCTGVEMFRKILDQGQAGDNVGALLRGIKRDDVERGQVLAKPGSITPHKKFKAEVYVLTKEEGGRHTPFFSGYRPQFYFRTTDITGVVTLEEGVEMVMPGDNATFNVELIAPIAMEKGLRFAIREGGRTVGAGVVSEITE
- the rpsJ gene encoding 30S ribosomal protein S10; this encodes MVAMQSDRIRIKLKAYDYRILDKAVTEIVDTARNTGAAIAGPIPLPTNIHKVTVNRSVHVDKKSREQFEMRIHKRLLDILEPTQQTVDALGKLSLPAGVDVEIKL
- the fusA gene encoding elongation factor G encodes the protein MSKKVPIEKCRNIGIMAHIDAGKTTTTERVLYYTGVSHKIGEVHDGQATMDWMEQEQERGITITSAATTCSWRDHRVNIIDTPGHVDFTIEVERSLRVLDGAVAVFDAVAGVEPQTETVWRQAERYHVPRMSFVNKMDRIGANFFRCVDMIKTRLNAKPVVLQIPIGSEDEFRGVVDLIRGKALIFDDSTLGKEYSIEDIPEDLVDQYEELRLEMLEAIAEEDETLMEKYLGGEELTEAELISGIRKATIGLSICPVLCGSAFKNKGVQPLLDAVIDYLPSPVDVAAIKGIDPDDEEKVIECPCDDKLPLAALAFKLMSDPYIGHLTFLRLYSGKIETGMTVINANTGKKERVGRLLKMHANKREEIKEAFAGDIVAAVGMKITSTGDTLCDGSKPVKLESLNIPEPVIEVAIEPKTKADRDTLSQALGKLAKEDPSFRVTTDEETNQTLIAGMGELHLEIIVDRLMREFGVNANVGAPQVAYRETITKAIKHENKYAKQSGGRGQYGHVVFELRPREEGGYNFVNSIVGGVIPKEYIPAIDKGFQNALKAGAVAGYPVVDVEAELVYGSYHEVDSSEQAFFICASMAFKEAMTKAAPVLLEPFMAVEVVTPEEYLGDVMGDLNGRRGRVAGMEARAGAQVISAQVPLSAMFGYATDLRSRTQGRATFTMQFDHYEKVPASLAEEITKKK